A window of the Candidatus Saccharimonadales bacterium genome harbors these coding sequences:
- a CDS encoding NUDIX domain-containing protein, which yields MIARRIAVRGIIFKDGKLLCQQLKPGKDGKSRDFWCTPGGGLDPNEGLTDGLRREMTEETGVMPDIGNLLFIQQLIDGSEEHLEFFFHIKNADDYTAVDLAKTTHGELEIENMNFIDPAKENVLPAFLQTIDINDAIENQKPVEIISYL from the coding sequence ATGATAGCACGACGAATTGCGGTAAGAGGTATTATCTTTAAAGATGGCAAATTACTTTGCCAGCAGTTGAAGCCAGGAAAAGATGGTAAAAGCCGTGACTTTTGGTGTACGCCAGGCGGCGGTCTTGATCCCAACGAAGGTTTGACAGATGGCCTGCGCCGCGAAATGACCGAAGAGACTGGCGTGATGCCCGATATAGGTAACCTTTTATTTATTCAACAGCTTATTGATGGCAGTGAAGAACACCTTGAGTTTTTCTTTCACATTAAAAATGCCGACGACTATACAGCCGTTGATCTTGCAAAGACAACTCATGGCGAATTAGAGATTGAGAATATGAACTTTATTGATCCGGCGAAGGAAAACGTTCTGCCTGCTTTTCTACAAACTATCGACATTAACGATGCTATCGAAAACCAAAAACCCGTCGAAATTATCAGCTATCTCTAG
- a CDS encoding DUF427 domain-containing protein, translating to MKAIWNNTTIAEAPKEDLIRIEGNWYFPPESIRREYFSDSDHRTECPWRGHTYYYDVTVDGKKNEFGAWYFPEPMDGSIERVKKDFTDYVAFWNGIEVTE from the coding sequence ATGAAAGCAATCTGGAACAACACGACCATCGCCGAAGCACCTAAAGAAGATCTCATCCGTATTGAAGGGAACTGGTATTTTCCGCCCGAAAGTATACGCAGGGAGTATTTTTCAGATAGTGACCACCGGACTGAATGTCCTTGGCGGGGGCATACCTATTATTACGACGTTACCGTGGATGGTAAGAAAAATGAATTTGGCGCGTGGTACTTTCCAGAGCCAATGGACGGTTCAATTGAGCGGGTGAAGAAAGATTTCACGGATTACGTGGCGTTTTGGAATGGTATAGAAGTCACGGAATAG
- the xseA gene encoding exodeoxyribonuclease VII large subunit: MRLSSMEKANPLHFSVSDFIALTNQTLEYAYPSVEVEGEVASFKVNQGKYVFFDIKDAGGSVGCFMTVWQLRVPIEDGMKVIVTATPKLTQWGKFSLTVKALRPSGEGSLKKSFELLRAKLDKEGLFAPERKRFLPALPQHVAVISSTQAAGYADFIKILGDRWGGLDVDVAHVQVQGSDAPDQMIRALKYFNSREILPEVIVLIRGGGSADDLSAFNDELLVREIAASRIPTLVGVGHEIDESLADLAADVRAATPSNAAQILVPDKSEIIRRVRNQLQSLLPRTEQAIEARKGELYANLDYALTLIERHLNQRSDQLAQLRRVISEFDPQKVLARGYALVRGDIAVGKSIEIEKKDILITAEVQHVSKK, from the coding sequence ATGCGATTATCAAGTATGGAAAAAGCAAACCCCCTACACTTTAGCGTTAGCGACTTTATCGCGCTAACGAACCAAACACTCGAATACGCGTATCCGAGTGTTGAAGTCGAGGGCGAAGTAGCTAGTTTTAAAGTTAATCAGGGAAAATATGTTTTCTTTGATATAAAAGACGCTGGTGGAAGCGTCGGCTGCTTTATGACCGTATGGCAACTACGCGTGCCAATCGAAGACGGCATGAAAGTGATCGTGACGGCAACGCCAAAACTGACCCAGTGGGGCAAATTCAGCCTGACGGTAAAAGCGCTCCGGCCAAGCGGCGAGGGGAGTTTGAAAAAGAGTTTCGAACTACTACGCGCAAAACTGGATAAAGAAGGGCTATTTGCGCCGGAACGAAAGCGGTTCCTACCTGCACTGCCCCAACATGTCGCGGTTATCAGTAGCACCCAGGCGGCGGGGTATGCTGACTTTATAAAGATTTTAGGCGACCGTTGGGGTGGGCTGGACGTTGACGTCGCGCACGTGCAAGTACAGGGAAGCGACGCACCCGATCAAATGATCCGCGCACTAAAATACTTTAATTCCCGCGAAATTCTACCCGAAGTCATAGTGCTAATCCGTGGAGGTGGTAGCGCGGATGATCTGAGCGCGTTTAACGACGAACTGCTGGTACGCGAAATTGCCGCTAGCCGTATCCCGACACTTGTCGGTGTTGGACATGAAATTGATGAAAGCCTGGCTGATCTCGCTGCTGACGTTCGAGCGGCCACACCAAGTAATGCCGCGCAAATACTAGTACCGGACAAGTCTGAAATTATACGTCGCGTCAGAAACCAGCTCCAGTCTCTCTTACCTCGCACCGAACAGGCGATTGAGGCTCGAAAAGGTGAACTTTATGCCAATCTTGACTACGCACTAACCCTAATCGAACGCCATCTTAACCAGCGTAGCGATCAGCTTGCCCAGCTACGACGGGTCATTAGCGAATTCGACCCCCAAAAGGTACTGGCTAGAGGGTACGCGCTGGTCCGAGGCGACATAGCAGTAGGTAAAAGCATCGAAATTGAAAAAAAAGATATACTAATCACAGCGGAGGTCCAACATGTCAGCAAAAAATAA
- a CDS encoding histidine phosphatase family protein has protein sequence MSERFKTTAEIFVARHGQNEDNANGILNGHRDLPLTDIGRQQARELGEGILATGLKFDAIYSSPLSRALETAQIVSEILGIKKDPVIIDELIERDFGVMTGQPIDKIEEMCAPRILKTEMISYFLDPKDAETFPDLIVRASKAIEEIRTQQPAGKALVVCHGDLGKMLYAAVSGTGWEETLKKFHFGNCELIELEPNGETHVIKLEQYNS, from the coding sequence ATGTCAGAACGATTTAAAACGACAGCCGAGATATTTGTAGCACGACACGGCCAGAACGAAGACAATGCCAACGGAATTTTGAACGGGCATCGGGATTTACCCCTGACGGATATTGGCAGACAACAAGCACGCGAGTTAGGTGAAGGGATACTGGCTACGGGACTAAAGTTTGATGCGATATATAGCTCTCCGCTTTCTCGCGCGTTAGAAACAGCACAAATAGTCAGTGAAATTTTAGGTATCAAAAAAGATCCAGTCATCATAGACGAACTTATTGAAAGGGATTTTGGTGTTATGACAGGCCAACCCATCGATAAGATTGAAGAAATGTGCGCCCCTCGCATCTTAAAGACGGAGATGATTTCCTACTTTCTCGACCCCAAAGATGCCGAGACTTTTCCAGATTTAATAGTACGTGCATCAAAAGCCATAGAGGAAATACGCACGCAACAACCTGCTGGAAAAGCATTGGTTGTCTGCCACGGTGATCTCGGGAAGATGTTATATGCAGCCGTGTCTGGTACGGGATGGGAAGAGACACTCAAAAAATTCCATTTTGGCAACTGTGAACTAATAGAGCTTGAGCCAAACGGAGAGACGCACGTTATCAAACTCGAACAATATAATTCGTAA
- a CDS encoding 50S ribosomal protein L27: MSHVKAGGSSKNIHNNAGRRLGVKRFGGQKVSTGEILVRQTGSSKVAGPGTFVSKNFTIHAAVDGVVKFAKVKKGHFTGKTVPRTQVSVE, encoded by the coding sequence ATGTCACACGTTAAAGCAGGTGGTTCAAGTAAGAACATCCACAACAACGCCGGCCGTCGCCTAGGCGTTAAGCGCTTTGGTGGCCAAAAAGTTAGTACGGGTGAAATCCTCGTACGTCAAACAGGTAGCAGCAAAGTTGCTGGTCCTGGTACTTTCGTTAGCAAAAACTTCACCATTCACGCCGCAGTTGATGGCGTCGTGAAGTTCGCTAAGGTTAAAAAAGGCCACTTTACAGGTAAAACTGTTCCTCGTACGCAAGTTAGCGTTGAATAG
- a CDS encoding flavodoxin family protein yields the protein MVNTNFSGLKAVFFNGTLKKSPEVSNTEGLLEASRLLMEKHGVNTEVIRTIDHDIATGVQPDMREHGWATDEWPEIYKKVRAANIVVIAGPIWLGDNSSQTKKIIERLYANSAETNEKGQWANYGKAGGCIITGNEDGLKHCAMNVLYSLQHIGFTIPPQADAGWIGEVGPGPSYLDKDSGGPENDFTNRNVTFMSYNLMHTAQMLKDNGGIPAYGNLPDQWKKGEHFGFSNPEYR from the coding sequence ATGGTGAATACAAATTTTAGTGGACTTAAAGCGGTATTTTTTAACGGCACGCTAAAAAAGTCGCCCGAAGTAAGTAATACAGAAGGGTTATTAGAGGCAAGCCGGCTGCTAATGGAAAAACATGGGGTGAATACTGAAGTTATTCGCACTATTGATCATGATATCGCAACTGGCGTTCAGCCTGATATGCGCGAACATGGCTGGGCTACTGATGAATGGCCTGAAATTTATAAAAAAGTGCGAGCGGCGAATATCGTGGTGATTGCCGGTCCAATCTGGCTAGGCGACAACAGTTCCCAGACTAAAAAAATCATTGAACGCTTATATGCGAATTCTGCTGAAACGAACGAAAAAGGCCAATGGGCGAATTACGGCAAAGCTGGCGGATGTATTATTACGGGTAACGAAGACGGGCTGAAACACTGTGCTATGAATGTCCTGTATAGCCTGCAACATATTGGGTTTACTATTCCACCACAGGCTGACGCGGGTTGGATAGGAGAGGTCGGGCCTGGGCCAAGTTACCTCGATAAGGATTCCGGCGGGCCTGAAAACGACTTTACTAACCGCAACGTGACGTTTATGAGCTATAATCTAATGCATACGGCGCAGATGCTAAAAGATAACGGCGGCATTCCAGCGTACGGCAATTTGCCTGATCAATGGAAAAAAGGCGAACACTTTGGTTTTTCTAATCCTGAATATCGATAA
- a CDS encoding HAMP domain-containing sensor histidine kinase, whose amino-acid sequence MKGRIGESEIKQDGSLFGDLSFVVAAAHELKAPLALVRQLSLALEADGLSDIDKQRMLRQIVLTSERALRLTTDLSRSSRLEDSLFDVEPLNPQQICEDVVHELLPLYAAKGREIRVASHHRSHLVVANRDLLRRIMLGFGDNALHYADSTVPVELRANSCENGSKIRLAVRDYGPAIPVDIWERLQAQLGTGAQTLHARPGSSGLGLYVAGQFAAAMHGKIGATRHRDGATFYVDLNASTQLSLL is encoded by the coding sequence ATGAAGGGGCGCATAGGGGAGAGTGAAATCAAACAGGACGGGTCGCTTTTTGGTGACCTGTCTTTTGTTGTTGCGGCAGCACACGAGCTAAAAGCGCCACTCGCCCTAGTTCGTCAATTATCCCTTGCGCTTGAGGCCGATGGCCTGAGTGACATCGACAAACAGCGAATGCTACGACAGATAGTCCTGACGAGCGAACGAGCGCTACGACTAACGACTGATCTGTCACGTTCGTCGCGTTTAGAGGATAGTTTGTTTGATGTCGAGCCGCTTAATCCCCAGCAAATTTGCGAAGACGTGGTGCACGAACTGTTACCGCTATATGCAGCTAAGGGACGTGAAATTAGAGTCGCGAGCCATCACCGGTCACATCTAGTTGTGGCAAATCGTGATCTTTTACGGCGAATTATGCTCGGTTTTGGTGATAATGCGCTTCATTATGCTGATTCTACCGTCCCTGTTGAGCTACGGGCAAATAGCTGCGAAAATGGTTCGAAAATACGCCTAGCGGTACGCGATTACGGCCCTGCGATACCTGTTGATATCTGGGAACGATTACAGGCGCAGCTCGGCACTGGGGCGCAAACACTTCACGCCCGGCCTGGCAGTAGCGGGCTCGGGTTATATGTGGCGGGGCAATTTGCCGCAGCTATGCATGGAAAGATTGGTGCGACAAGGCATCGCGACGGTGCAACGTTCTACGTTGATTTAAACGCATCGACGCAGTTGAGTTTATTATGA
- the recO gene encoding DNA repair protein RecO — MSGVRTRAIVLRRTNYGEADRILQLLTPDGKKSVMARGVRREKSKLAGGIELFAVSDIVITRGRGELGILTSARLIQFYRHILEDYDTMQFGYEAVRLTSSASEMVDGPEWYDVLSEVLMALDVLTIPRPLIQTWFYLRYAGLLGYELSLFNDVDGQPLAADKSYMYDVSEKGLRASTRGELTADHIKFLRLMSVKPIQALAQVGGIEQILPECLQVARQHAAI, encoded by the coding sequence GTGAGCGGGGTGCGCACACGAGCAATTGTGCTGCGCCGGACAAATTATGGCGAAGCCGATCGGATTTTGCAGCTTCTAACTCCTGACGGCAAAAAAAGCGTCATGGCCAGGGGCGTTCGTCGGGAAAAAAGCAAACTTGCCGGTGGAATCGAACTATTTGCTGTCAGTGACATCGTTATTACCCGGGGCAGGGGGGAATTAGGGATACTAACGTCAGCACGCTTAATCCAGTTTTACAGACATATTCTAGAAGATTATGACACGATGCAATTTGGCTATGAAGCCGTTAGATTAACTAGCAGTGCGAGTGAAATGGTAGATGGCCCGGAATGGTACGATGTGCTAAGTGAAGTCTTGATGGCATTAGATGTTTTAACTATTCCAAGACCGCTCATCCAGACATGGTTTTACTTAAGGTATGCGGGATTGCTTGGATATGAGCTGAGTCTGTTTAATGACGTCGATGGCCAGCCGCTAGCTGCCGATAAATCCTATATGTATGATGTCAGTGAAAAAGGTCTACGCGCTAGTACGAGAGGCGAATTAACTGCCGACCATATTAAGTTTTTGCGCCTAATGAGCGTGAAGCCAATTCAGGCTTTAGCGCAAGTTGGGGGGATAGAGCAAATTCTACCTGAATGTTTGCAGGTGGCGCGTCAACACGCTGCAATTTAA
- a CDS encoding response regulator has product MTKTPMILVVEDDEWMAEQHVRTLHEAGFRAEHVPHALAAIDNVDTKRPDAIILDVFLSGPNAFTLLHELQSHSDLAVIPIILCTNSADDIAAEDLEAYGVARVLDKTTMKPTDLVAAVKKVLS; this is encoded by the coding sequence ATGACAAAAACACCTATGATCCTTGTTGTCGAAGATGACGAATGGATGGCTGAACAGCACGTCCGGACACTGCACGAGGCAGGGTTTCGAGCGGAGCATGTTCCGCATGCGCTTGCCGCAATTGATAACGTCGATACGAAACGTCCCGACGCGATTATTTTAGACGTATTTTTATCAGGACCAAATGCGTTTACCTTATTGCATGAACTGCAATCTCATAGCGACCTAGCGGTTATCCCTATTATTCTATGTACGAATAGTGCTGACGATATTGCCGCAGAGGACCTAGAGGCTTATGGCGTGGCGCGCGTGCTAGACAAGACAACGATGAAACCGACGGACTTGGTGGCCGCAGTTAAAAAGGTCTTATCGTGA
- a CDS encoding glycine--tRNA ligase, which produces MAKDTKLEDIVSLAKRRGFIYQGSEVYGGLSGTWDYGPLGVALKRNIMNLWWTMFVDERDDMYGVDAAILMNQRVWQASGHVDTFVDPLVEDTLNKRRYRTDHILKDKGIDPTGMTMEQMDAAIKENGIKSPDGNPLSESRTFNMMFKTHVGPVVDEKSVSYLRPETAQGIFTNYKNVLDSFYPDLPFGLAQQGKAFRNEISPRDFIFRSREFEQMEIEYFVDPTKWEESFEHWRQQVWKWTEALGLPTESVHELEVPDEDRAHYSKRTIDFEFDFPIGREELLGLAYRTDFDLKNIHDNSGKSMEYNVKGTNEKLIPHVIEPSFGVERALMAVLSAAYTEDEVNGEKRTFLKLPEHLAPVKYAVSPLLKNKPELVAKAREVYKALKAKHGKVMWDDNGNIGKRYRRQDEIGTPYCVVIDFDTLENDTITVRERDTTEQKRISVGDLLDQ; this is translated from the coding sequence ATGGCAAAAGATACGAAATTAGAAGACATTGTTTCACTCGCGAAACGTCGCGGGTTTATTTATCAAGGCTCTGAAGTATATGGCGGACTTAGCGGTACTTGGGACTACGGCCCACTAGGCGTAGCGCTAAAGCGCAATATTATGAATCTTTGGTGGACGATGTTCGTCGACGAGCGCGACGACATGTATGGCGTTGATGCGGCGATTTTAATGAACCAAAGAGTATGGCAGGCGAGTGGTCATGTTGATACGTTCGTCGACCCTTTAGTCGAAGATACGCTAAATAAACGCCGTTACCGTACTGACCACATCCTCAAAGACAAAGGTATTGATCCGACTGGCATGACGATGGAGCAAATGGACGCTGCGATTAAGGAAAATGGTATCAAAAGTCCTGATGGCAACCCGCTGAGCGAATCCCGTACATTCAACATGATGTTTAAAACGCACGTTGGACCTGTTGTGGATGAGAAGTCGGTCAGTTATCTTCGTCCTGAAACGGCACAGGGAATATTCACGAACTACAAGAATGTGCTCGATAGCTTTTATCCTGATTTACCCTTTGGCTTAGCGCAGCAAGGCAAGGCTTTTCGTAACGAAATTAGCCCTCGCGACTTTATTTTCCGTTCGCGTGAGTTTGAACAAATGGAGATTGAGTACTTTGTTGATCCAACCAAATGGGAAGAATCTTTTGAACACTGGCGTCAGCAAGTGTGGAAATGGACCGAAGCACTTGGTCTGCCAACCGAGTCTGTTCACGAACTAGAAGTCCCAGACGAAGATCGCGCTCACTATTCAAAACGAACGATCGATTTTGAATTTGATTTTCCAATCGGCCGTGAAGAATTGCTAGGTCTAGCGTACCGTACTGACTTTGATCTCAAAAATATTCACGACAACAGTGGTAAAAGCATGGAATATAACGTCAAAGGGACGAATGAAAAGCTCATTCCGCACGTGATTGAGCCTTCATTTGGTGTCGAGCGCGCACTTATGGCAGTTCTGTCTGCTGCTTATACCGAAGACGAAGTAAACGGTGAAAAGCGAACCTTCCTGAAACTTCCAGAACACCTGGCGCCTGTAAAATATGCAGTTTCACCACTCCTTAAAAACAAGCCTGAACTTGTCGCAAAAGCCCGTGAAGTGTATAAAGCGCTCAAAGCCAAACACGGAAAAGTAATGTGGGACGACAACGGCAATATCGGTAAACGCTACCGTCGCCAAGACGAAATCGGGACGCCGTACTGTGTTGTGATTGATTTTGACACGCTAGAAAATGACACGATTACAGTTCGTGAACGTGATACGACTGAACAGAAGCGAATTTCGGTAGGCGACCTCTTGGATCAATAG
- a CDS encoding class IV adenylate cyclase, whose product MKSEIEVKFLNVDFDQVRAKLRELGGECEQPMRLMKRVTIETPELLRKKSYVRVRDEGDKVTLTYKQFDSLSVDGAKEIEIIVSDFKDTVALLSAAGLPHISFQESKRETWKLRAVEVVLDEWPWLNPYIEIEGESEAELKDVAGKLGFDWNDAVFGGVTIAYRAQYPHIDPGDTVGRIAKIKFGDPVPDFLQAKV is encoded by the coding sequence ATGAAATCTGAAATTGAAGTAAAATTCCTAAATGTTGATTTTGATCAAGTTCGTGCAAAGTTGCGAGAACTTGGTGGAGAATGCGAGCAGCCGATGCGTTTGATGAAGAGGGTGACTATTGAAACGCCAGAGCTGCTACGGAAAAAATCGTATGTACGCGTTCGAGATGAGGGCGATAAAGTTACGCTAACGTACAAGCAATTCGATTCTTTATCGGTTGATGGGGCGAAAGAAATCGAGATTATCGTCAGTGATTTTAAAGATACCGTCGCGCTGCTAAGCGCTGCAGGTTTACCACATATTTCCTTTCAAGAATCCAAACGCGAGACCTGGAAACTCCGAGCTGTAGAGGTGGTATTGGACGAGTGGCCATGGCTAAATCCCTATATTGAAATTGAAGGGGAGAGCGAAGCCGAACTAAAAGATGTCGCTGGAAAGCTAGGCTTTGATTGGAATGACGCGGTATTTGGAGGCGTAACGATCGCCTATCGGGCGCAGTATCCTCATATCGATCCGGGTGACACCGTTGGGCGAATTGCCAAGATTAAATTCGGCGACCCGGTCCCGGATTTCTTACAGGCTAAGGTATAA
- a CDS encoding ribonuclease H, which translates to MITYYTDGSASPNPGPGGFSVIKELQPHILGSEAGDTTNIRMEGKAIVSALKDADGEECQIFTDSEFWINVITKWSVAWEKNDWKKKGGEIKNLDIVQEVCPLYRQSKATLTWVRGHNNDEGNELADEWANKARERRKEFI; encoded by the coding sequence ATGATTACATATTACACAGACGGGAGCGCCAGCCCAAACCCTGGTCCCGGTGGCTTTTCAGTGATCAAAGAATTGCAGCCGCATATTTTAGGTAGTGAAGCGGGTGATACGACCAATATCCGCATGGAAGGCAAAGCAATTGTCTCAGCGCTAAAAGACGCAGACGGCGAAGAGTGCCAAATCTTCACTGACAGTGAATTTTGGATTAACGTTATTACGAAATGGTCAGTGGCTTGGGAGAAAAATGACTGGAAAAAGAAAGGTGGCGAAATTAAAAACCTCGACATCGTTCAGGAGGTCTGCCCACTATATCGACAAAGCAAAGCGACACTTACATGGGTACGCGGGCACAATAATGACGAAGGTAACGAACTTGCCGACGAATGGGCAAACAAAGCCCGGGAACGACGAAAAGAATTCATATGA
- a CDS encoding response regulator, which translates to MDDNAKKKILLVEDDTALAAVYKSRLELEGFEIKEVNNGEDALSAAVAFKPDLILLDAMMPKISGFDVLDILRNTPDTTNIRVIMLTALSQPKDKERAEALGVDDYLVKSQVVIGDVVERVKFHLGMKS; encoded by the coding sequence ATGGACGACAACGCAAAGAAAAAGATTTTACTTGTAGAAGATGATACGGCGCTAGCAGCGGTTTATAAATCGCGACTAGAGCTAGAAGGCTTTGAAATTAAAGAGGTAAATAACGGGGAAGACGCATTGTCAGCTGCGGTTGCATTTAAGCCTGACCTTATTTTACTTGATGCAATGATGCCAAAGATCAGCGGGTTTGACGTGTTAGATATCTTGCGTAATACGCCAGATACGACCAATATCCGCGTGATTATGCTAACTGCACTTAGCCAGCCTAAAGACAAAGAACGTGCCGAAGCGCTAGGCGTTGACGATTATCTTGTTAAATCGCAAGTTGTTATTGGGGACGTTGTCGAACGTGTCAAATTTCATCTGGGGATGAAAAGCTAG
- a CDS encoding lysylphosphatidylglycerol synthase transmembrane domain-containing protein, translated as MSFRAWLSVVTFILIGVIIFFARHELAHAWRLLEQVNIWILLLLIPGQLLVYFASGEMMFSYLRAKKSIEKASPLALARMSLEMNFVNHILPSGGVSGISYMGWRLGHLGVSPGRAIMAQMVRFAMGFVAFIALLIIAVIVVTIDGNINRWIILVSSALAGLMIGAIVVGAFLLSSHRRMVVFARWLTKTANRLVKKVTFGRVKSVLIYEKVEVFFTELQHDYDALMRDKRVLAKPLMWGVVYTLADVSLFMITFWALGEPVNPAPILIAYGVATSAAFFVVTPGGAGAYEALMVAFLALAGISQGAAIAGIVLTRVFVLLGTIGLGYLFYQHAIIKYGKSKPPTL; from the coding sequence ATGTCTTTTCGTGCATGGTTGAGTGTTGTGACGTTCATTCTCATCGGGGTGATTATTTTTTTTGCACGTCACGAACTCGCTCATGCGTGGCGGCTTTTGGAACAAGTCAATATTTGGATTCTTTTACTTTTGATACCGGGGCAGCTACTGGTCTATTTTGCTTCGGGTGAAATGATGTTTTCGTATCTTCGAGCTAAGAAGTCAATCGAAAAAGCCTCGCCGCTTGCACTTGCTCGCATGTCGCTTGAAATGAACTTCGTAAACCATATTCTGCCAAGCGGTGGCGTGAGCGGTATTTCATATATGGGCTGGCGGCTAGGTCACTTGGGGGTGTCGCCAGGTCGCGCGATCATGGCACAAATGGTTCGTTTCGCTATGGGCTTCGTGGCATTTATCGCGCTGTTAATCATAGCGGTTATTGTCGTGACGATTGACGGCAATATCAACCGATGGATTATTTTGGTAAGCTCGGCCCTCGCGGGACTTATGATAGGCGCAATAGTCGTAGGGGCGTTTTTACTAAGCAGCCATCGGCGTATGGTGGTATTTGCACGTTGGCTTACGAAGACTGCTAACCGCTTGGTCAAAAAGGTAACATTCGGACGCGTAAAAAGCGTTTTGATATATGAGAAAGTCGAAGTATTCTTCACCGAACTGCAGCACGACTATGATGCATTGATGCGGGATAAGCGGGTTCTTGCCAAGCCGCTTATGTGGGGTGTGGTCTATACGCTCGCTGATGTCTCGCTATTTATGATTACGTTCTGGGCTCTGGGCGAGCCGGTTAACCCAGCGCCGATTTTGATCGCGTACGGAGTGGCGACATCGGCAGCATTCTTTGTCGTGACGCCGGGTGGCGCAGGCGCGTATGAGGCGCTCATGGTAGCGTTCCTTGCGCTGGCAGGTATTTCGCAGGGTGCGGCAATTGCAGGTATCGTACTAACCCGTGTATTTGTTCTGCTTGGGACTATTGGGCTAGGATATCTATTTTATCAACATGCGATTATCAAGTATGGAAAAAGCAAACCCCCTACACTTTAG
- a CDS encoding methyltransferase domain-containing protein, whose protein sequence is MYIAILGRQPALSMAELEHLYGGEKTRWFSDQSATVATDSLSVSRLGGTQKTGHVVIELTHADWRDVSTKIIQTYSKEWASFDGKITLGISAYGFDVTPAEVQKTGIVLKQKLKKSEGGSLRLIPNPDVALNTATSHHNKLGLSANKVELLVVRARNGRVLVAESTGAQNITALALRDQGRPKRDAFVGMLPPKLAQIMINLAVPVSEEADQPQKRVLDPFCGTGVVLQEAALTGYAVYGTDLAEKMIDYSQTNLKWLADTHNVHIDAQLEAGDAMTAKWKPPIDAVVCEGYLGQPFSAPPSPSKRDEVRKNCNYIMSGFLKNIAGQLESGTPLCVAIPAWKDTNGTFTHLPLIGDLEKLGYTRYEFKNITNNDLLYYREDQVVARELLVLVKS, encoded by the coding sequence ATGTATATTGCGATTTTGGGACGACAGCCAGCCCTCAGTATGGCTGAGCTTGAACATTTATATGGCGGCGAGAAAACCCGCTGGTTTTCTGATCAATCCGCGACTGTCGCAACTGACTCGCTTTCCGTCAGCCGTTTAGGCGGAACACAAAAAACCGGGCACGTTGTCATCGAACTAACGCATGCCGACTGGCGCGATGTGAGCACAAAAATTATTCAAACATATTCAAAGGAATGGGCAAGCTTTGACGGCAAGATTACGTTAGGGATTAGCGCGTACGGATTTGATGTGACGCCAGCAGAAGTGCAAAAAACAGGTATCGTCCTAAAACAAAAGCTCAAAAAGAGTGAAGGTGGCAGTCTACGCCTTATCCCTAACCCTGACGTCGCCCTAAACACCGCTACGTCACACCACAATAAACTAGGCTTATCCGCTAATAAAGTTGAGTTACTTGTCGTACGGGCACGTAACGGCCGTGTTCTTGTCGCCGAAAGCACAGGTGCTCAAAACATCACCGCCCTCGCCCTCCGCGATCAAGGCCGTCCTAAACGCGACGCATTCGTTGGTATGTTGCCACCAAAACTCGCGCAAATTATGATCAACCTTGCAGTTCCCGTATCCGAGGAGGCTGACCAACCACAAAAACGTGTTCTCGATCCATTCTGCGGCACGGGCGTCGTGTTGCAAGAAGCAGCTCTTACGGGCTACGCGGTCTACGGTACGGACCTAGCGGAAAAAATGATCGATTATTCACAGACAAACCTAAAATGGCTTGCCGATACGCACAATGTCCATATTGACGCTCAGCTTGAGGCTGGCGACGCGATGACTGCGAAATGGAAGCCGCCTATTGATGCGGTAGTATGTGAAGGCTACCTTGGCCAGCCCTTTAGCGCTCCGCCTTCTCCTAGCAAACGTGACGAGGTGCGTAAAAACTGTAACTACATTATGTCAGGCTTCTTAAAAAACATCGCGGGACAACTTGAGTCAGGTACGCCGCTTTGCGTTGCAATTCCAGCCTGGAAAGACACAAATGGTACATTTACTCACCTGCCTCTTATCGGTGATCTTGAAAAGCTCGGGTACACACGGTATGAGTTTAAAAATATTACCAACAACGACCTTCTTTACTACCGTGAAGACCAAGTCGTAGCGCGTGAATTACTTGTCCTTGTTAAGTCTTGA